One part of the Chloroflexota bacterium genome encodes these proteins:
- the hypE gene encoding hydrogenase expression/formation protein HypE: protein MSEQADLNFEGLSCPVPLPDTTLDRIVLGHGSGGRMSHHLVRQVFLADLNNPTLSQLNDGAVLSLPDGDGRLVLSTDAHVVQPLFFPGGDIGRLAVCGTVNDLAMMGARPLWLTAAFVLEEGLPIETLQRVVRSMREAAAEAGVAVVAGDTKVVERGSADGMFITTAGAGWAPADVDISGANARPGDVVLVSGTLGDHGIAVLSEREGLGFETELRSDVAPLNGLVAAMLEAAPEAVHVLRDPTRGGLATTLNEIAMQSGVSIELEEERIPLQPAVRSACEMLGFDPLYVANEGKLVACVAPDAAEAILGAMHAHPYGEHAAVVGRVTGGPGGQVTLRTPIGGTRILDMLAGEMLPRIC, encoded by the coding sequence ATGAGTGAACAGGCTGATCTGAACTTTGAAGGGCTCAGCTGCCCGGTGCCCCTGCCGGACACGACACTGGATCGCATCGTGTTGGGCCATGGCTCCGGCGGGCGCATGAGCCATCATCTGGTCCGCCAGGTGTTCCTGGCCGACCTGAACAACCCGACGCTGAGCCAGTTGAACGACGGCGCCGTGTTATCCCTGCCCGATGGCGATGGTCGCCTGGTGCTGAGCACGGACGCTCATGTGGTACAGCCCCTCTTCTTCCCGGGCGGGGATATCGGCCGGCTGGCCGTGTGCGGCACCGTCAACGATCTGGCCATGATGGGTGCACGCCCACTGTGGCTGACCGCCGCCTTCGTGCTGGAGGAAGGGCTTCCCATCGAGACGCTGCAACGAGTCGTGCGCTCCATGCGGGAGGCCGCGGCCGAGGCGGGCGTTGCCGTCGTAGCCGGTGACACGAAGGTGGTGGAGCGGGGCAGCGCTGACGGGATGTTCATCACCACGGCCGGTGCGGGCTGGGCCCCCGCCGACGTGGACATCTCCGGGGCCAATGCCCGCCCGGGCGACGTCGTCCTGGTATCCGGCACGCTGGGAGATCACGGCATCGCCGTTCTGAGTGAGCGAGAGGGGCTCGGCTTTGAGACGGAGCTCCGCAGCGACGTGGCGCCGCTGAACGGGCTGGTCGCGGCCATGCTGGAGGCCGCCCCCGAGGCGGTGCACGTCCTGCGAGATCCCACCCGTGGCGGTTTGGCAACGACGCTAAACGAGATCGCCATGCAATCCGGTGTTTCTATCGAGCTGGAGGAGGAGCGCATCCCACTACAGCCCGCTGTCCGTTCGGCTTGTGAGATGCTGGGGTTTGATCCATTGTACGTGGCCAACGAAGGAAAGCTGGTGGCATGCGTGGCGCCCGATGCCGCCGAGGCGATTCTCGGGGCCATGCACGCGCACCCCTATGGGGAGCATGCGGCCGTCGTCGGCCGGGTGACGGGCGGCCCGGGCGGGCAGGTGACGCTGCGCACCCCCATCGGCGGCACGCGCATTTTGGACATGCTCGCAGGAGAGATGCTCCCCCGCATCTGTTGA